A region of the Terriglobia bacterium genome:
ATCAGGCCTATGTGAACAATACCGCCACTGCCGGACAGCTGCGGCGTTCGCTCGGCAGTTCTGTCGCTGAGCCTGGCCGAATTCCCTGCTTACCTCAGAACGACAATCTCAACCCGCCGAAAACTTCTCTCAGCGGCCCCGGCTGATAAGAATTCCCATCGGGATCGGGCTCGGTAAACGCAATGTAGTTGGTCGCCGTCAGGTTCCTGCCCGATACAAACAATGTGCAACTCAGTTTGCCGCAGTGCCATTGCTTTGATGCTCGCGCATTCAGCAGTCCGTAGCCATCGATATAGGCCTGGTTCGTTGGATCGATGAATGCCCGCGAATACGCCTGCGTTCCCGCGCTCAACGTCAGGTCATGAGGCAGGTTGAAAGTCGCATCGAAGTAGAGCTGCTGATTCGGCGAGTTCGGCAGCCAGTGCCCAACGAGGTTTCCGGGATAGTTTTGGCTTACGTATTGCTTGTAAACAAAATGTGAGTAAGTGTAGGCCCCGGAAAGCGTTACGAGATGCGTCGGAATCCATCGCATTTCGGTTTCCAGCCCGTAGCGACTGGTCTCTCCTGCATTCCCGTAGAACGTCTCCAGCGGACGACTGGAAATCCTATAGCGCTCGAAATCGTTCTTCGTGTCCAAATGAAATACCGCCGCATCGTAGAACAAGCGATCGCGAATGTGTCCCCGTATTCCACCCTCCACTCCCCAAGACGTCGCCGGCACCAGGTGGGTATTGAACCCGCCAAGCGCATCGGGATTGGCGTACAACTCTTCCGTCGCTGGCGGCAAAAATCCCTGCCCCCACGATGCATAGAACCCAGTATCCCTGCGAGGATTGAACGTCACGCCAATACGCCCCGTCGCCCGGTCAAACGTCCGCTGCCCGGATAGATCGAGTCCATTGGCTTGCAGGTAATCTTTCAATTCATTGCTGATGTGATCTTTGCGGGCGCTCGCCAGAATCGACCACTTCCCGCCGATCATCATCCTCTCGGTCACGAAGCCTGCAATTCGTCGTTCCGTTATGTGCTGGTTTGCGAGCAGGTCGGAGCTCTGCAGCCCGCCGCCAAGATTCGGGTGGCGAAAATCGTCTGCCATCTGTGCATCAAGATCGAAGCCGACGCTGAGATGGTGTCTCACACTTCCGCTGCCAAGATCTGCGTCGTATTGCGCCGAACCACCTGGCGAACCGATATCCTGGTGATCCACCGACGACGGCACCGACTCATCATAGTGCGTGTAACGCCCATACGACGAGAACGAGATCTTCTGGTTTTCAGCGAACGTCCACTGTCCGGTGAGTGCACCCGTGCCGCGCTTCGTCTTCTGGTATTCGTTGAAAGTCAGCGCATCGGGGTTGGGCTGGCGCGGATCTTGCTCGACTTGCTGAAGGTTCAAGCCTTCCGGATTCTGATTGAAATACCCAGTACCGGAACCGATCAAATTCAGTTGCAGACTGCGTCCAAACTTGAAGGTCAGCTTGCCGTAGAGATTGTTCCCATAGAAACGCGTGTGAACCCTGTAGCCATCTCCTGCCGCGCGTGCCGCCGATAGAAATAGCGATGTTTCTCCGAACCGCTGTGAGTATTCTGTCCGCCCCTTATAAAAGCCGTTCGAACCGCCGAGCGCCGAGAGTTCTCCGTGCGGATCGTCTCCCGCGTTGCGAGTCGAAATATCGATAACGCCGCCCGAAGATCCTCCGCCATAAAGAAACCCCACTGGGCCGCGCACGACATCGACTTCGGAGACGCCCCCCCAATCCACATCAAACAGATCAGGCGCGAACCCTGTCGGATCGTTCAATGGAATGCCATCCAGCAGAACCTCAATGCCGCGTATTCCGCGCTCGCTCAGAATCCCCTGTCCCCGCATTGAGACATGCACGCGCTCCTGGTTCGCCTGGTTATCCACCTTCACGCCGGGGACGGCAGCCAGGACTTCTTCCGCAGCAACCGATCGCGGGAGGGCACGCAACGTTTCGGGTCCCACGACTCCGGTGGCTGCCGGAGTCTCCGACAGCGGCAACTCAAGCCGGGGCGCGTCGACTGAAATCTCCTCCTGCACCAGCACGGTCCGCGCCAAGGTCAGGTTGAGTTCGCTCGTCTTGGAGAAATCGATTGTCAGCGTCTGCGGGTAGAATCCCGGTGCAACAACCGTCAGTTGCGCTGTTCCAACTGGCGCAGCATGAATCGTGAACGCACCCGTTTCATTCGTAACAGCCGTGACTCCCGATTTCGCGATTGCGACATTGGCACCTTCAACTGCACGACCTTGCGAATCCTGCACGACGC
Encoded here:
- a CDS encoding TonB-dependent receptor, whose translation is MLTNKIGRSSRFLLGTIVLIFISFPAEVNSQSKTGTLHGVVQDSQGRAVEGANVAIAKSGVTAVTNETGAFTIHAAPVGTAQLTVVAPGFYPQTLTIDFSKTSELNLTLARTVLVQEEISVDAPRLELPLSETPAATGVVGPETLRALPRSVAAEEVLAAVPGVKVDNQANQERVHVSMRGQGILSERGIRGIEVLLDGIPLNDPTGFAPDLFDVDWGGVSEVDVVRGPVGFLYGGGSSGGVIDISTRNAGDDPHGELSALGGSNGFYKGRTEYSQRFGETSLFLSAARAAGDGYRVHTRFYGNNLYGKLTFKFGRSLQLNLIGSGTGYFNQNPEGLNLQQVEQDPRQPNPDALTFNEYQKTKRGTGALTGQWTFAENQKISFSSYGRYTHYDESVPSSVDHQDIGSPGGSAQYDADLGSGSVRHHLSVGFDLDAQMADDFRHPNLGGGLQSSDLLANQHITERRIAGFVTERMMIGGKWSILASARKDHISNELKDYLQANGLDLSGQRTFDRATGRIGVTFNPRRDTGFYASWGQGFLPPATEELYANPDALGGFNTHLVPATSWGVEGGIRGHIRDRLFYDAAVFHLDTKNDFERYRISSRPLETFYGNAGETSRYGLETEMRWIPTHLVTLSGAYTYSHFVYKQYVSQNYPGNLVGHWLPNSPNQQLYFDATFNLPHDLTLSAGTQAYSRAFIDPTNQAYIDGYGLLNARASKQWHCGKLSCTLFVSGRNLTATNYIAFTEPDPDGNSYQPGPLREVFGGLRLSF